The DNA window ATTAGTCGGCTTAGGCTTATGCTTATAAAAGAACAAACAATATCGCATTGGGAGGAGGAACTTAAATGGGTAGATCCCTTAAAAAAGGACCATTTTGCGACGATCATTTACTAAAAAAGGTCGAAGAATTAAATGATAAGAATGATAAGAAAGTTATTAAGACATGGTCACGTCGTTCAACTATATTTCCACAAATGGTAGGACACACTATAGCTGTACATGATGGAAGAAAACACATTCCAGTATACGTAACAGAAGATATGGTAGGTCATAAGCTAGGTGAATTTGCTCCTACTAGAACATTTAAAGGGCATGCAGGTTCAGAAAAAACAACATCAGTTAGAAAGTAAGTAAGAAGGAGGGAACTTCGAGTGGAAGCTAGAGCTATCGCCAAACATATTCGTATTGCACCAAGAAAGGTGAATTTAGTAGCTGCTGAAATAAGAGGCAGAAACGTTGATGAAGCACTTGCCATCTTAAAATTCACACCTAAAAGAGGCGCTAAAGAATTAGAGAAAGTTCTTAGTTCAGCTATTGCAAATGCTGAAAACAATTTTGATATGGATAGAGAAAAGTTATATGTATATGAGGCTTATGGAAATCAAGGTCCTACATTAAAAAGATGGAGACCTAGGTCACAAGGTAGAGCATATCCAATTCTAAAGAGAACAAGCCACATCGGAATCGTGCTAAGAGAGAGAGAATAGAAAAGGAGGGATAAACAGATGGGCCAAAAAGTTAATCCACATGGATTGAGAGTAGGTATAATTAAAGATTGGGATTCGAAATGGTATGCTGACAGTAAACAATTTTCTGAGTATTTAGTAGAAGATAATAAAATACGTGAATTCGTGAAGAAAGAGTTGTTTACTTCTGGAATATCAAGAATTGAAATAGAGAGAGCAGCTAATAGAGTTAAAGTTACTGTGAACACTGCTAAACCAGGTATGGTTATAGGTAAAGGCGGTCAAGGCGTTGAAGAGCTAAGAAAGAATTTAGAAAAGCTTACAAAGAAAAACGTAACAGTAAATGTTGAAGAAATAAAGATTCCTGAACTAGATGCTCAATTAGTAGCTGAAAATATTGCAAGCCAACTTGAACGAAGAGTATCATTTAGAAGAGCAATGAAGCAAGCTATTCAAAGAACTATGAGATCAGGAGCAAAAGGAATTAAAACATCTGTATCAGGAAGAGTTGGTGGTGCAGATATGGCAAGAACTGAAGGTTACAGCGAAGGAACAATACCTCTTCAAACTTTAAGAGCCGATATAAGCTATGGTTTTACTGAAGCAAATACAACATACGGTAAAATAGGCGTTAAAGTTTGGATATACAAGGGTGAAGTTCTTCCTACTGCAAAGGTAGAACAAAAAAAAGAGGTTACTGAGAAATAAAGTAGTGTAGGAAGGAGGAAGTTAATATGTT is part of the Proteiniborus sp. MB09-C3 genome and encodes:
- the rpsS gene encoding 30S ribosomal protein S19; the encoded protein is MGRSLKKGPFCDDHLLKKVEELNDKNDKKVIKTWSRRSTIFPQMVGHTIAVHDGRKHIPVYVTEDMVGHKLGEFAPTRTFKGHAGSEKTTSVRK
- the rplV gene encoding 50S ribosomal protein L22, producing MEARAIAKHIRIAPRKVNLVAAEIRGRNVDEALAILKFTPKRGAKELEKVLSSAIANAENNFDMDREKLYVYEAYGNQGPTLKRWRPRSQGRAYPILKRTSHIGIVLRERE
- the rpsC gene encoding 30S ribosomal protein S3, translated to MGQKVNPHGLRVGIIKDWDSKWYADSKQFSEYLVEDNKIREFVKKELFTSGISRIEIERAANRVKVTVNTAKPGMVIGKGGQGVEELRKNLEKLTKKNVTVNVEEIKIPELDAQLVAENIASQLERRVSFRRAMKQAIQRTMRSGAKGIKTSVSGRVGGADMARTEGYSEGTIPLQTLRADISYGFTEANTTYGKIGVKVWIYKGEVLPTAKVEQKKEVTEK